From the Candidatus Nitrospira nitrificans genome, one window contains:
- a CDS encoding DUF4391 domain-containing protein: MNAADLIAALDLPASAQVERRVPKKLLLENGAPTAADKRHINDGIEELFWIAALKPTTIGVPEYRDPEREYLEIAVLRFTLRAGAKTTRLVELVHRAVPYPLLLLTEHAGQLVFSAAHKRWAQNEAEKTVLDGDVVAADWEVGSEAPQLEEFRKALALERQPHGTLRALYQGWVDTLVAFKAARLTGSFTPAADQERATARQDALRECSRLETEMTRLRAAAGKEKQMARRVELNRQISFLSNQLTEQRALL, translated from the coding sequence ATGAACGCCGCCGACCTCATCGCAGCCTTGGACCTTCCCGCGAGCGCGCAGGTGGAGCGGCGCGTCCCGAAGAAGCTCCTGCTCGAAAACGGAGCCCCCACGGCCGCCGACAAGCGGCACATCAACGACGGGATCGAGGAGCTGTTCTGGATCGCGGCCCTCAAGCCGACAACCATCGGCGTTCCCGAGTACCGCGACCCGGAGCGCGAATACCTCGAAATCGCCGTACTGCGGTTCACTCTTCGCGCCGGGGCCAAGACGACGCGCCTCGTGGAGTTGGTCCACCGCGCCGTGCCCTATCCGCTCCTCCTTTTGACGGAGCACGCCGGGCAGTTGGTTTTCTCGGCCGCGCACAAGCGCTGGGCGCAGAACGAGGCGGAAAAGACGGTGCTCGACGGCGACGTGGTCGCCGCCGACTGGGAGGTGGGGAGCGAGGCCCCGCAGCTTGAAGAGTTCCGAAAGGCGCTGGCGCTGGAGCGGCAACCGCACGGCACCCTGCGAGCACTCTACCAGGGGTGGGTGGACACGCTGGTCGCCTTCAAGGCCGCCCGGCTGACGGGCAGCTTCACGCCAGCGGCCGACCAAGAGCGGGCCACGGCGAGGCAGGACGCGCTTCGAGAGTGTTCCCGGCTGGAAACGGAGATGACCCGCCTGCGCGCGGCGGCGGGGAAAGAGAAGCAGATGGCGCGGCGGGTGGAACTCAATCGACAGATTAGCTTCCTTTCCAACCAGTTAACAGAACAACGAGCTCTGCTTTAG
- a CDS encoding site-specific DNA-methyltransferase encodes MMKKFTANAEGLADDAVAQNIAKLKALFPELVTEGPEGVTVNVDALKALVDDKTITDAEEKYGLNWHGKRRARQLALTPSTGTLRPCPEESVDWDTTQNLMIEGDNLEVLKLLQKSYAGKVKLIYIDPPYNTGKDFVYPDNFQDNIRNYLELTSQVEGGRQMSSNTEASGRFHTDWLNMMYPRLKLARSLLTQDGLVFVNIDDMEVHNLRHAMNDVFGEENFIANVVWQKKYTRANDAQFFSDNHDHILVFARSRDNAKILLQPRSEDQKAAYSNPDGHPKGLWKATPLHAKSGTDTSPYVFSNGIKWSPPPGTYRRYSDDTMARMDGGNEIWFGPDGKSTPSRKSFLSEVKQGVTPVTIWTHDEVGHNHEANNEVKELVGGGVFDNPKPTRLLRRILQISTTPDNSELVLDFFAGSGTTAHAVMAQNAGDGGKRRCILVQLPEPLDPENRDQKVAAEFCKKLRKPLNIAELTKERLRRAAKKVKEENPMFAGDVGFRIFKLDSTNIKEWEPKSEDLSKTLTDAVEHLKTDRTETDILYEVLLKLGLDLCVAIEKRAIAGKDVHAIGGGVLIACLAEKITAAEVENLGRGIVEWHKALAPAGDTTCVFRDSAFADDVAKTNLAAILEQNGIANVRSL; translated from the coding sequence ATGATGAAGAAGTTCACCGCTAATGCCGAGGGTCTTGCGGACGATGCTGTCGCGCAAAATATCGCCAAGCTCAAGGCGCTCTTCCCCGAACTCGTCACCGAAGGACCGGAGGGCGTTACGGTCAACGTGGACGCGCTCAAGGCGCTGGTGGACGACAAGACTATCACCGACGCCGAGGAGAAATACGGTCTCAACTGGCACGGCAAGCGACGCGCGCGGCAGCTCGCCCTCACACCCTCGACCGGGACGCTCCGGCCTTGCCCCGAGGAGAGTGTGGACTGGGATACCACACAGAACCTGATGATCGAAGGCGACAACCTCGAAGTCTTGAAGCTCCTACAAAAGAGCTACGCGGGCAAGGTGAAGCTCATCTACATCGACCCGCCGTACAACACCGGCAAGGACTTTGTCTACCCGGACAACTTCCAGGACAACATCCGTAACTACCTGGAACTGACCAGCCAGGTGGAAGGCGGTCGGCAGATGAGCAGCAACACCGAGGCCAGCGGGCGATTCCACACCGACTGGCTGAACATGATGTATCCGAGGCTGAAGCTGGCTCGAAGCCTTTTGACTCAGGACGGCTTGGTGTTCGTGAACATTGATGACATGGAGGTCCACAATCTCCGGCATGCAATGAATGACGTGTTTGGAGAAGAAAATTTCATCGCAAACGTGGTGTGGCAAAAGAAGTATACGCGTGCCAATGACGCTCAATTCTTTTCGGACAACCACGATCACATCCTTGTGTTCGCCCGCAGTCGTGATAACGCCAAGATCCTCTTACAGCCAAGATCCGAAGACCAGAAGGCGGCGTACAGCAATCCTGACGGGCACCCAAAGGGCCTTTGGAAGGCTACGCCCTTACATGCGAAGAGTGGGACCGATACCTCGCCCTATGTATTTTCTAACGGCATTAAGTGGAGTCCGCCTCCAGGAACATATCGTCGTTATTCCGACGACACGATGGCAAGGATGGACGGTGGGAACGAAATATGGTTCGGACCAGATGGGAAATCCACCCCATCCAGAAAGAGTTTTTTATCAGAGGTTAAGCAAGGTGTCACGCCCGTCACAATCTGGACGCATGACGAAGTAGGACACAACCACGAAGCCAATAATGAGGTAAAGGAATTAGTTGGTGGAGGTGTTTTCGATAACCCAAAACCGACTCGTCTTCTTCGGAGAATCCTTCAGATTAGCACCACCCCTGACAACTCTGAACTCGTATTGGACTTTTTCGCGGGATCGGGGACTACAGCCCACGCGGTCATGGCACAGAACGCCGGTGACGGCGGCAAACGCCGTTGCATCCTCGTCCAACTCCCCGAACCGCTCGATCCGGAAAACAGAGATCAAAAGGTCGCCGCCGAGTTCTGCAAGAAGCTGAGGAAGCCGCTCAACATCGCCGAGCTGACGAAGGAGCGCCTGCGCCGGGCCGCCAAGAAGGTTAAGGAAGAGAATCCCATGTTCGCGGGCGACGTGGGCTTCCGGATCTTCAAGTTGGATTCCACGAATATCAAGGAATGGGAACCGAAGAGCGAGGATCTTTCCAAGACACTCACGGATGCTGTCGAGCATCTGAAGACTGACCGCACCGAAACGGACATCCTGTACGAAGTCCTCCTCAAGCTCGGCCTCGACCTTTGTGTGGCCATTGAGAAACGGGCAATCGCGGGTAAGGACGTGCACGCCATAGGCGGTGGCGTCCTGATCGCCTGCCTTGCGGAGAAGATCACGGCCGCCGAGGTGGAGAATCTGGGCAGGGGCATCGTCGAGTGGCACAAGGCCCTCGCCCCGGCGGGCGACACGACCTGCGTCTTCCGCGACAGCGCCTTCGCCGACGACGTGGCCAAGACGAACCTCGCGGCGATCCTCGAACAGAACGGCATCGCCAACGTGAGGAGCCTGTAG